From Miscanthus floridulus cultivar M001 chromosome 15, ASM1932011v1, whole genome shotgun sequence, the proteins below share one genomic window:
- the LOC136508592 gene encoding probable galacturonosyltransferase 7 isoform X1 — MKGHQHQQSSPLLPPPPSKRRCSGLAAAVPALVVCSTLLPLVYLLVLHRPAAGYGSDDRAAVVISTELAGVGARGKRHLENGGAMEHKLLKDVSKKVSGSNGIPAERSTRSKSNKDHAIKSKAKLKGAFSLIGLNNDTFKSKGPRASKRYQLKDLSWRSKDTTVNGKENYGQETVHEENTKSCEHEYGSYCLWSTEHREVMKDAIVKRLKDQLFLVRAHYPSIAKLKQQEGFTRELKQNIQEHERMLSDTITDADLPPFFAKKLEKMEHTIERAKSCEVGCSNVERKLRQLLDITEDEAYFHTRQSAFLYHLGVQTMPKTHHCLNMRLTVEYFKSRSSHMDQLNEQELESPTFHHYVIFSRNVLAASTTINSAVMNSQNSDHIVFHLFTDAQNFYAMKHWFDRNSYLEATVHVTNIEDNQKLSKDIHSLEMQQLWPAEEFRVTIRNHSEPSQRQMKTEYISIFGHSHFLLPDLLPSLNRVVVLDDDLIVQKDLSSLWNLNMGGKVIGAVQFCEVRLGQLKPYMADHNVNANSCVWLSGLNVIELDKWRDMGITSLHDQSFQKLRKDSLKSQRLQALPASLLAFQDLVYPLEDSWVQSGLGHDYGISHVDIEKAATLHYNGVMKPWLDLGIHDYKSYWRKYMTNGEKFMTECNIH; from the exons ATGAAGGggcaccagcaccagcagtcctctccgctgctgccgccgccgcccagcaAGCGCCGCTGCAGCGGGCTGGCGGCCGCCGTGCCGGCGCTCGTCGTCTGCTCCACGCTGCTCCCGCTCGTctacctcctcgtcctccaccgcCCTGCCG CAGGATATGGATCGGACGACCGCGCCGCCGTGGTCATCAGCACC GAGCTGGCCGGCGTCGGGGCGCGTGGCAAGCGGCATCTGGAGAATGGGGGCGCCATGGAGCACAAGCTGCTCAAG GATGTTTCCAAAAAGGTGTCTGGATCTAATGGGATTCCGGCTGAGAGATCTACTAGATCGAAGTCTAACAAGGATCATGCTATCAAATCAAAAGCAAAGCTCAAGGGCGCTTTCTCTTTAATTGGACTAAATAATGACACCTTCAAAAGTAAAG GACCTCGTGCGTCCAAAAGGTATCAATTGAAGGACTTGTCCTGGAGATCAAAG GATACGACTGTTAATGGGAAAGAGAACTATGGTCAAGAGACAGTGCATGAGGAGAATACCAAGTCCTGTGAACATGAATATGGGAGTTACTGCCTCTGGTCTACTGAACATAGGGAAGTAATGAAGGATGCCATTGTCAAGAGGCTTAAAGATCAACTTTTTTTAGTAAGAGCTCATTATCCTAGCATTGCAAAATTGAAGCAACAGGAAGGATTTACACGTGAACTGAAGCAAAACATCCAAGAGCATGAACGCATGCTGAGTGACACCATCACAGATGCCGATCTTCCACCATT TTTTGCAAAGAAGCTGGAGAAGATGGAGCACACAATTGAGAGAGCCAAGTCTTGTGAAGTAGGATGCTCAAATGTTGAACGGAAACTTAGGCAGCTACTTGATATAACTGAAGATGAAGCTTATTTCCATACAAGGCAGAGTGCATTTCTATATCATCTTGGGGTCCAGACTATGCCGAAAACTCACCATTGCTTGAACATGAGATTGACAGTAGAATATTTCAAATCCAGATCAAGTCATATGGATCAGTTAAATGAGCAGGAGCTTGAAAGTCCTACCTTCCATCACTATGTAATATTTTCCAGGAACGTACTTGCAGCTTCCACCACTATCAATTCAGCAGTTATGAACTCCCAG AACTCGGACCACATTGTTTTCCATTTGTTCACTGATGCGCAGAACTTTTATGCGATGAAGCATTGGTTTGATAGAAATTCATACTTGGAGGCAACTGTTCATGTAACTAACATTGAGGACAACCAGAAGCTCTCTAAGGATATACATTCCCTTGAGATGCAACAGTTATGGCCCGCAGAGGAATTTCGTGTCACAATTCGTAATCATTCTGAACCTTCCCAGAGGCAGATGAAAACCGAGTACATATCTATTTTTGGCCATTCACATTTCCTCTTGCCCGACCTTCTTCCTAGCTTGAATAGAGTAGTTGTTCTGGATGATGATTTGATTGTCCAGAAAGACTTatcatctctgtggaacctcaaTATGGGTGGTAAAGTGATCGGTGCTGTCCAGTTCTGTGAAGTGAGATTAGGCCAGTTGAAACCTTATATGGCAGACCATAATGTCAATGCTAATTCATGTGTGTGGTTGTCTGGCTTGAATGtcattgaattggataaatgGAGGGACATGGGCATTACCAGTTTGCATGATCAATCGTTCCAAAAG TTGCGAAAGGACAGCCTGAAATCACAGCGACTGCAAGCACTCCCTGCAAGTTTACTTGCCTTTCAAGATCTGGTATATCCTTTGGAAGATTCATGGGTTCAATCAGGCCTTGGACATGATTATGGAATTAGCCACGTCGATATAGAAAAGGCTGCTACTCTGCACTATAATGGTGTGATGAAACCTTGGCTTGACTTGGGGATACATGATTATAAGAGCTACTGGAGGAAGTACATGACTAATGGAGAGAAGTTCATGACTGAATGCAATATTCACTGA
- the LOC136508592 gene encoding probable galacturonosyltransferase 7 isoform X2, protein MKGHQHQQSSPLLPPPPSKRRCSGLAAAVPALVVCSTLLPLVYLLVLHRPAGYGSDDRAAVVISTELAGVGARGKRHLENGGAMEHKLLKDVSKKVSGSNGIPAERSTRSKSNKDHAIKSKAKLKGAFSLIGLNNDTFKSKGPRASKRYQLKDLSWRSKDTTVNGKENYGQETVHEENTKSCEHEYGSYCLWSTEHREVMKDAIVKRLKDQLFLVRAHYPSIAKLKQQEGFTRELKQNIQEHERMLSDTITDADLPPFFAKKLEKMEHTIERAKSCEVGCSNVERKLRQLLDITEDEAYFHTRQSAFLYHLGVQTMPKTHHCLNMRLTVEYFKSRSSHMDQLNEQELESPTFHHYVIFSRNVLAASTTINSAVMNSQNSDHIVFHLFTDAQNFYAMKHWFDRNSYLEATVHVTNIEDNQKLSKDIHSLEMQQLWPAEEFRVTIRNHSEPSQRQMKTEYISIFGHSHFLLPDLLPSLNRVVVLDDDLIVQKDLSSLWNLNMGGKVIGAVQFCEVRLGQLKPYMADHNVNANSCVWLSGLNVIELDKWRDMGITSLHDQSFQKLRKDSLKSQRLQALPASLLAFQDLVYPLEDSWVQSGLGHDYGISHVDIEKAATLHYNGVMKPWLDLGIHDYKSYWRKYMTNGEKFMTECNIH, encoded by the exons ATGAAGGggcaccagcaccagcagtcctctccgctgctgccgccgccgcccagcaAGCGCCGCTGCAGCGGGCTGGCGGCCGCCGTGCCGGCGCTCGTCGTCTGCTCCACGCTGCTCCCGCTCGTctacctcctcgtcctccaccgcCCTGCCG GATATGGATCGGACGACCGCGCCGCCGTGGTCATCAGCACC GAGCTGGCCGGCGTCGGGGCGCGTGGCAAGCGGCATCTGGAGAATGGGGGCGCCATGGAGCACAAGCTGCTCAAG GATGTTTCCAAAAAGGTGTCTGGATCTAATGGGATTCCGGCTGAGAGATCTACTAGATCGAAGTCTAACAAGGATCATGCTATCAAATCAAAAGCAAAGCTCAAGGGCGCTTTCTCTTTAATTGGACTAAATAATGACACCTTCAAAAGTAAAG GACCTCGTGCGTCCAAAAGGTATCAATTGAAGGACTTGTCCTGGAGATCAAAG GATACGACTGTTAATGGGAAAGAGAACTATGGTCAAGAGACAGTGCATGAGGAGAATACCAAGTCCTGTGAACATGAATATGGGAGTTACTGCCTCTGGTCTACTGAACATAGGGAAGTAATGAAGGATGCCATTGTCAAGAGGCTTAAAGATCAACTTTTTTTAGTAAGAGCTCATTATCCTAGCATTGCAAAATTGAAGCAACAGGAAGGATTTACACGTGAACTGAAGCAAAACATCCAAGAGCATGAACGCATGCTGAGTGACACCATCACAGATGCCGATCTTCCACCATT TTTTGCAAAGAAGCTGGAGAAGATGGAGCACACAATTGAGAGAGCCAAGTCTTGTGAAGTAGGATGCTCAAATGTTGAACGGAAACTTAGGCAGCTACTTGATATAACTGAAGATGAAGCTTATTTCCATACAAGGCAGAGTGCATTTCTATATCATCTTGGGGTCCAGACTATGCCGAAAACTCACCATTGCTTGAACATGAGATTGACAGTAGAATATTTCAAATCCAGATCAAGTCATATGGATCAGTTAAATGAGCAGGAGCTTGAAAGTCCTACCTTCCATCACTATGTAATATTTTCCAGGAACGTACTTGCAGCTTCCACCACTATCAATTCAGCAGTTATGAACTCCCAG AACTCGGACCACATTGTTTTCCATTTGTTCACTGATGCGCAGAACTTTTATGCGATGAAGCATTGGTTTGATAGAAATTCATACTTGGAGGCAACTGTTCATGTAACTAACATTGAGGACAACCAGAAGCTCTCTAAGGATATACATTCCCTTGAGATGCAACAGTTATGGCCCGCAGAGGAATTTCGTGTCACAATTCGTAATCATTCTGAACCTTCCCAGAGGCAGATGAAAACCGAGTACATATCTATTTTTGGCCATTCACATTTCCTCTTGCCCGACCTTCTTCCTAGCTTGAATAGAGTAGTTGTTCTGGATGATGATTTGATTGTCCAGAAAGACTTatcatctctgtggaacctcaaTATGGGTGGTAAAGTGATCGGTGCTGTCCAGTTCTGTGAAGTGAGATTAGGCCAGTTGAAACCTTATATGGCAGACCATAATGTCAATGCTAATTCATGTGTGTGGTTGTCTGGCTTGAATGtcattgaattggataaatgGAGGGACATGGGCATTACCAGTTTGCATGATCAATCGTTCCAAAAG TTGCGAAAGGACAGCCTGAAATCACAGCGACTGCAAGCACTCCCTGCAAGTTTACTTGCCTTTCAAGATCTGGTATATCCTTTGGAAGATTCATGGGTTCAATCAGGCCTTGGACATGATTATGGAATTAGCCACGTCGATATAGAAAAGGCTGCTACTCTGCACTATAATGGTGTGATGAAACCTTGGCTTGACTTGGGGATACATGATTATAAGAGCTACTGGAGGAAGTACATGACTAATGGAGAGAAGTTCATGACTGAATGCAATATTCACTGA
- the LOC136509168 gene encoding calcium uniporter protein 6, mitochondrial-like, with the protein MSMWRAAASRLLLTPRSPSPPSATTAALLLHARPFSPPPRPAQAEPEPEVTPAEARRLVRLVGVEALKRRLRDGRDEVVGYGQLLDACVEAGAARTHAEAEALARALDHAGVVLLFRDKAYLHPEKVVDLVRRAVPLALAPENDPRKQEFEQLQEKKEEIDKLAHKQVRRILWSGLGFFMCQVGLFFRLTFWEFSWDVMEPIAFFTTASGLLVGYAYFLITSRDPTYQDFMERLFLSRQKKLCAAQNFDMERYLELQKHCRCPLEGHRPHGPKLHDL; encoded by the exons atGTCCATGTGGCGCGCGGCCGCCTCCCGCCTCCTCCTCACCCCCCGCTCGCCGTCCCCTCCGTCCGCCACCACTGCAGCTCTCCTCCTCCACGCGCGCCCcttctcgccgccgccgcgcccagcgCAGGCGGAGCCGGAGCCTGAGGTCACGCCGGCCGAGGCGCGGCGCCTGGTGCGCCTCGTCGGCGTCGAGGCTCTGAAGCGGCGCCTGCGGGACGGCCGGGACGAGGTGGTCGGGTACGGCCAGCTCCTCGACGCCTGCGTCGAGGCCGGCGCCGCGCGCACGCACGCCGAGGCCGAGGCGCTCGCGCGGGCCCTGGACCACGCCGGCGTCGTCCTGCTCTTCCGCGACAAGGCCTACCTCCACCCCGAGAAG GTGGTGGACCTGGTTAGAAGGGCTGTGCCACTTGCGCTAGCACCAGAGAATGACCCGAGGAAACAAGAGTTCGAGCAGCTCCAGGAAAAGAAGGAAGAGATTGACAAGCTGGCGCACAAGCAAGTGCGGCGCATCCTGTGGTCTGGCTTAGGGTTCTTCATGTGCCAAGTCGGGCTCTTCTTCCGCCTCACATTCTGGGAGTTCTCGTGGGACGTGATGGAGCCGATCGCCTTCTTCACCACCGCATCTGGCCTGCTCGTCGGCTACGCCTATTTCCTCATCACCTCAAGAGATCCGACGTATCAGGACTTCATGGAGAGGCTGTTCTTGTCAAGGCAGAAAAAGCTTTGTGCAGCGCAGAATTTTGATATGGAGAGGTACCTGGAGTTGCAGAAGCACTGTAGGTGTCCCCTGGAAGGCCATCGCCCTCATGGTCCTAAGCTTCATGACTTGTAA
- the LOC136508437 gene encoding bifunctional dihydrofolate reductase-thymidylate synthase-like isoform X1, whose amino-acid sequence MVQMLVAEVLRVGAYISRFSRHACKAVRFSSIGYSRTSRFRKPQVLDLISKTSSYRFSQSRFMAMAAGPANGDSESGPQRNYQVVVAATQDMGIGKDGVLPWKLAGDLKFFKQLTLTTSDPAKKNAVIMGRKTWESIPVKSRPLPGRLNVILTRSGSFDFATAENVVICGSMKSALELLASTPYCLSIEKVFVIGGGQVLRENLNGPACEAIHLTEIQSSIECDTFIPPVDFSVFQPWYSSFPVVENDIRHSFVTFVRVRKSVVETHDSNGKESTEVNTKNDKFETENFFFLPKMIFDCHEEYHYLNLVEDIIRYGAQKNDRTGTGTLSKFGCQMRFNLRKNFPLLTTKRVFWRGVVEELLWFISGSTNSKVLQEKGIHIWDGNASREYLDSVGLAHREEGDLGPVYGFQWRHFGAEYTDMHANYTGKGFDQLMDVIDKIKNNPDDRRIILSAWNPSDLKKMALPPCHMFAQFYVDNGELSCQMYQRSADMGLGVPFNIASYSLLTCMIAQVCDLSPGDFVHVIGDAHVYRTHVRALEEQIQKMPKPFPILKMNPSKKDIDSFMASDVKLVGYDPHQKIEMKMAV is encoded by the exons ATGGTCCAGATGTTAGTCGCAGAGGTGCTCAGAGTTGGAGCTTACATCTCTAGGTTTTCTCGACATGCATGCAAA GCTGTAAGATTTTCCAGCATTGGTTATTCACGCACTTCTCGATTTAGAAAACCTCAAGTTCTGGACCTGATCAGCAAAACAAGTTCTTACCGCTTTAGTCAGTCCAGATTCATGGCAATGGCTGCAGGTCCAGCCAATGGTGATTCAGAGAGTGGTCCTCAGAGGAACTATCAGGTTGTTGTGGCTGCCACTCAGGACATGGGCATCGGGAAGGATGGGGTTTTGCCATGGAAACTTGCTGGCGATCTTAAATTCTTCAAACAGCTTACACTAACTACATCTGACCCTGCCAAGAAGAATGCAGTTATAATGGGAAGGAAAACATGGGAGAGCATTCCAGTTAAGTCAAGGCCGTTGCCCGGTCGTTTGAACGTCATACTTACTCGGTCTGGTAGTTTTGATTTTGCAACAGCAGAGAATGTTGTTATCTGTGGAAGTATGAAGTCTGCCTTAGAACTGCTAGCATCAACTCCATATTGCTTATCGATTGAGAAAGTTTTTGTCATAGGAGGTGGGCAGGTACTGAG GGAAAATCTTAATGGACCTGCATGTGAGGCCATCCATCTAACTGAAATTCAGTCGAGCATCGAGTGTGACACTTTCATCCCTCCAGTTGACTTCTCGGTGTTTCAGCCATGGTATTCATCTTTCCCTGTGGTAGAGAACGACATCAGGCATTCTTTTGTGACTTTTGTTCGTGTTAGAAAATCGGTGGTAGAAACCCATGACTCAAATGGCAAGGAATCAACTGAGGTTAATACCAAGAATGACAAGTTTGAAACAGAGAATTTCTTTTTTCTCCCCAAGATGATATTTGACTGCCATGAGGAGTATCATTATCTCAATCTTGTTGAAGACATTATAAGGTATGGTGCTCAGAAAAATGACAGGACAGGAACTGGAACATTGTCAAAATTTGGGTGTCAG ATGCGGTTCAACTTAAGGAAAAATTTCCCATTGCTGACAACAAAG AGGGTATTTTGGCGTGGTGTTGTCGAAGAACTCCTGTGGTTCATCAGTGGCTCAACGAATTCAAAG GTTTTGCAGGAGAAAGGTATTCATATCTGGGATGGCAATGCTTCAAGAGAGTATCTTGACAG TGTTGGCTTGGCACACAGGGAGGAAGGCGATCTAGGTCCAGTTTATGGATTTCAATGGCGACACTTTGGTGCCGA ATACACGGACATGCATGCTAACTATACTGGAAAAGGTTTTGATCAGCTAATGGATGTGATTGACAAGATCAAGAACAATCCTGATGATCGCCGAATAATTTTGTCGGCGTGGAATCCTTCAGATCTTAAGAAAATGGCTCTTCCTCCTTGCCACATGTTTGCACAA TTTTATGTGGACAATGGGGAGCTATCCTGCCAGATGTATCAACGCTCTGCAGACATGGGGCTTGGTGTTCCATTCAACATTGCATCATATTCTCTTCTCACATGCATGATTGCTCAAGTTTGTG ATCTTTCTCCTGGAGATTTTGTCCATGTCATAGGGGATGCTCATGTCTATAGAACTCATGTTCGAGCTCTAGAGGAGCAAATTCAGAAGATGCCTAAACCATTTCCA ATTTTAAAGATGAATCCTTCAAAGAAGGATATAGATTCTTTCATGGCATCAGACGTCAAGCTAGTTGGCTATGATCCTCACCAGAAGATAGAGATGAAAATGGCAGTATAA
- the LOC136508437 gene encoding bifunctional dihydrofolate reductase-thymidylate synthase-like isoform X3 produces the protein MVQMLVAEVLRVGAYISRFSRHACKAVRFSSIGYSRTSRFRKPQVLDLISKTSSYRFSQSRFMAMAAGPANGDSESGPQRNYQVVVAATQDMGIGKDGVLPWKLAGDLKFFKQLTLTTSDPAKKNAVIMGRKTWESIPVKSRPLPGRLNVILTRSGSFDFATAENVVICGSMKSALELLASTPYCLSIEKVFVIGGGQVLRENLNGPACEAIHLTEIQSSIECDTFIPPVDFSVFQPWYSSFPVVENDIRHSFVTFVRVRKSVVETHDSNGKESTEVNTKNDKFETENFFFLPKMIFDCHEEYHYLNLVEDIIRYGAQKNDRTGTGTLSKFGCQMRFNLRKNFPLLTTKRVFWRGVVEELLWFISGSTNSKVLQEKGIHIWDGNASREYLDSVGLAHREEGDLGPVYGFQWRHFGIHGHAC, from the exons ATGGTCCAGATGTTAGTCGCAGAGGTGCTCAGAGTTGGAGCTTACATCTCTAGGTTTTCTCGACATGCATGCAAA GCTGTAAGATTTTCCAGCATTGGTTATTCACGCACTTCTCGATTTAGAAAACCTCAAGTTCTGGACCTGATCAGCAAAACAAGTTCTTACCGCTTTAGTCAGTCCAGATTCATGGCAATGGCTGCAGGTCCAGCCAATGGTGATTCAGAGAGTGGTCCTCAGAGGAACTATCAGGTTGTTGTGGCTGCCACTCAGGACATGGGCATCGGGAAGGATGGGGTTTTGCCATGGAAACTTGCTGGCGATCTTAAATTCTTCAAACAGCTTACACTAACTACATCTGACCCTGCCAAGAAGAATGCAGTTATAATGGGAAGGAAAACATGGGAGAGCATTCCAGTTAAGTCAAGGCCGTTGCCCGGTCGTTTGAACGTCATACTTACTCGGTCTGGTAGTTTTGATTTTGCAACAGCAGAGAATGTTGTTATCTGTGGAAGTATGAAGTCTGCCTTAGAACTGCTAGCATCAACTCCATATTGCTTATCGATTGAGAAAGTTTTTGTCATAGGAGGTGGGCAGGTACTGAG GGAAAATCTTAATGGACCTGCATGTGAGGCCATCCATCTAACTGAAATTCAGTCGAGCATCGAGTGTGACACTTTCATCCCTCCAGTTGACTTCTCGGTGTTTCAGCCATGGTATTCATCTTTCCCTGTGGTAGAGAACGACATCAGGCATTCTTTTGTGACTTTTGTTCGTGTTAGAAAATCGGTGGTAGAAACCCATGACTCAAATGGCAAGGAATCAACTGAGGTTAATACCAAGAATGACAAGTTTGAAACAGAGAATTTCTTTTTTCTCCCCAAGATGATATTTGACTGCCATGAGGAGTATCATTATCTCAATCTTGTTGAAGACATTATAAGGTATGGTGCTCAGAAAAATGACAGGACAGGAACTGGAACATTGTCAAAATTTGGGTGTCAG ATGCGGTTCAACTTAAGGAAAAATTTCCCATTGCTGACAACAAAG AGGGTATTTTGGCGTGGTGTTGTCGAAGAACTCCTGTGGTTCATCAGTGGCTCAACGAATTCAAAG GTTTTGCAGGAGAAAGGTATTCATATCTGGGATGGCAATGCTTCAAGAGAGTATCTTGACAG TGTTGGCTTGGCACACAGGGAGGAAGGCGATCTAGGTCCAGTTTATGGATTTCAATGGCGACACTTTGGT ATACACGGACATGCATGCTAA
- the LOC136508437 gene encoding bifunctional dihydrofolate reductase-thymidylate synthase-like isoform X2 translates to MAMAAGPANGDSESGPQRNYQVVVAATQDMGIGKDGVLPWKLAGDLKFFKQLTLTTSDPAKKNAVIMGRKTWESIPVKSRPLPGRLNVILTRSGSFDFATAENVVICGSMKSALELLASTPYCLSIEKVFVIGGGQVLRENLNGPACEAIHLTEIQSSIECDTFIPPVDFSVFQPWYSSFPVVENDIRHSFVTFVRVRKSVVETHDSNGKESTEVNTKNDKFETENFFFLPKMIFDCHEEYHYLNLVEDIIRYGAQKNDRTGTGTLSKFGCQMRFNLRKNFPLLTTKRVFWRGVVEELLWFISGSTNSKVLQEKGIHIWDGNASREYLDSVGLAHREEGDLGPVYGFQWRHFGAEYTDMHANYTGKGFDQLMDVIDKIKNNPDDRRIILSAWNPSDLKKMALPPCHMFAQFYVDNGELSCQMYQRSADMGLGVPFNIASYSLLTCMIAQVCDLSPGDFVHVIGDAHVYRTHVRALEEQIQKMPKPFPILKMNPSKKDIDSFMASDVKLVGYDPHQKIEMKMAV, encoded by the exons ATGGCAATGGCTGCAGGTCCAGCCAATGGTGATTCAGAGAGTGGTCCTCAGAGGAACTATCAGGTTGTTGTGGCTGCCACTCAGGACATGGGCATCGGGAAGGATGGGGTTTTGCCATGGAAACTTGCTGGCGATCTTAAATTCTTCAAACAGCTTACACTAACTACATCTGACCCTGCCAAGAAGAATGCAGTTATAATGGGAAGGAAAACATGGGAGAGCATTCCAGTTAAGTCAAGGCCGTTGCCCGGTCGTTTGAACGTCATACTTACTCGGTCTGGTAGTTTTGATTTTGCAACAGCAGAGAATGTTGTTATCTGTGGAAGTATGAAGTCTGCCTTAGAACTGCTAGCATCAACTCCATATTGCTTATCGATTGAGAAAGTTTTTGTCATAGGAGGTGGGCAGGTACTGAG GGAAAATCTTAATGGACCTGCATGTGAGGCCATCCATCTAACTGAAATTCAGTCGAGCATCGAGTGTGACACTTTCATCCCTCCAGTTGACTTCTCGGTGTTTCAGCCATGGTATTCATCTTTCCCTGTGGTAGAGAACGACATCAGGCATTCTTTTGTGACTTTTGTTCGTGTTAGAAAATCGGTGGTAGAAACCCATGACTCAAATGGCAAGGAATCAACTGAGGTTAATACCAAGAATGACAAGTTTGAAACAGAGAATTTCTTTTTTCTCCCCAAGATGATATTTGACTGCCATGAGGAGTATCATTATCTCAATCTTGTTGAAGACATTATAAGGTATGGTGCTCAGAAAAATGACAGGACAGGAACTGGAACATTGTCAAAATTTGGGTGTCAG ATGCGGTTCAACTTAAGGAAAAATTTCCCATTGCTGACAACAAAG AGGGTATTTTGGCGTGGTGTTGTCGAAGAACTCCTGTGGTTCATCAGTGGCTCAACGAATTCAAAG GTTTTGCAGGAGAAAGGTATTCATATCTGGGATGGCAATGCTTCAAGAGAGTATCTTGACAG TGTTGGCTTGGCACACAGGGAGGAAGGCGATCTAGGTCCAGTTTATGGATTTCAATGGCGACACTTTGGTGCCGA ATACACGGACATGCATGCTAACTATACTGGAAAAGGTTTTGATCAGCTAATGGATGTGATTGACAAGATCAAGAACAATCCTGATGATCGCCGAATAATTTTGTCGGCGTGGAATCCTTCAGATCTTAAGAAAATGGCTCTTCCTCCTTGCCACATGTTTGCACAA TTTTATGTGGACAATGGGGAGCTATCCTGCCAGATGTATCAACGCTCTGCAGACATGGGGCTTGGTGTTCCATTCAACATTGCATCATATTCTCTTCTCACATGCATGATTGCTCAAGTTTGTG ATCTTTCTCCTGGAGATTTTGTCCATGTCATAGGGGATGCTCATGTCTATAGAACTCATGTTCGAGCTCTAGAGGAGCAAATTCAGAAGATGCCTAAACCATTTCCA ATTTTAAAGATGAATCCTTCAAAGAAGGATATAGATTCTTTCATGGCATCAGACGTCAAGCTAGTTGGCTATGATCCTCACCAGAAGATAGAGATGAAAATGGCAGTATAA